In Corvus hawaiiensis isolate bCorHaw1 chromosome 14, bCorHaw1.pri.cur, whole genome shotgun sequence, the sequence AGAGATGGCAGCTGAGGGAACTATACTGGCCAGGTTGGGTGTGGGGAGGGATAGTCCTTGGAAAAAGCTTCTGCAGCATGTGGCACTTTCCTCAGGActtgggaaagggagggagcaACCCCCAGGGCATTACTCTCCATTGATCAGTCTCTTCCATGGTCTTTTGAAGGATCTTGTGAAAAATCATCTGATGTATGCTGTGCGGGAGGAGGTGGAGGTCCTGAAAGAGCAAATCAAGGAACTGTTGGAGAAAAACTCCCAGCTGGAGCGTGAGAACAGCCTCCTGAAGACCCtggccagccctgagcagctggagaagtTCCAGTCCCGGCTCCCAGCAGAGGTTCTGTGCCCTGAGGAGCAGAGCCCCGGGgtggctgccccggcccagcACTCCGGGGGCTCTGCGGTGTAAGGTGGCTCTGTCCTCGGGGTGGGCAGAGCCACAGAACTCTTTCTACTTAATCTCCTGCAAAATCGTTTCCGCCTTCATCTCACACGAAGGACTGCCAGACCCTGGCACTGAGCCGTGCCCCTtgggcagccctggccagcCCGCAGAGCCAGCGGCCGTCTCATTCATGAGGATGCTCTTCTGCAAGGAAGACAGGGGCAGCTGACCCCTCCTCCCCATCCAACCACCCACCAGGTGCCAGGAGGAGATCTGTGTACCTGTCCTGGGCTCTGctgaagagcagagctgggcagtcTTTGGCACCATGATGGTAACCTGCGGTTGGAAGGAGTGCACGCCAAGCCCCAGCCCGTGGTTGCATTCTGCAGGGGGGTGTCTCTTTCTGGCAAAGCCTGACATTGGAGGGAGACCGATGTTTAGTGAGCGAAGCTGGTATGTCCCACAAGCCAACCTGGAGCCTGCTGGAACCCAACCAGGactgagcagcaccagggatGGCAGCTGCAGCATAGTCCATGGCTGAACGCACAGCAGTGTGGGgattacaaggaaaaaaagcttgttTTGTTAGTTTGGGCATCTTCTGTAGCTGTATCTGTGTATAGACGTGCATGAGAGGTGCCTCTGAGGCTGTGGGGTGCCTGCTCTGGGCCAGCCATGCCCATCTGAACAGCTAGGGCATTCGGAGGCAGACTGGAATGGTGAGCGGCTGTCAGTGGGCAGCCAACTACTGCAAGTGGCACCAAGGAGGGGACAGATTCACTCCTCTCTGGCATCCCACGTGACAGAACCATGCGGCAGCGTGGGGAGGATCTGGACTGACCATTGGGCAGAGCCACAAGCCAGGCTGTGCTCTAACCCACTGGGGTGGAGGAGCCAGCCCGTGCTCCTGGGCTCCCCTCTGTCCCTGGCCTGTTCTCTGGGACGTGATGGGACATTGCTTTTGATGTCAGAAGCGGTGACACTGTTGTGTAAATCTAGATAGAAATGGCAATAAACTCTACTTTTTATATATACCTGCGCCCCAAAGTGTGTCTGTGGCTGGGAAGAGGGGGGAGAGTGATGGCACTGGAGAAGAGGCTGGGACTTGCTGGGATGGGACTGGTGAGGTTGCTGGGCTGGTGCTGTTCCCCAGCTGGGAAAACCTGGCAGCTCCCCACCTTTGCAGGGGGGTTCAGTCCCCCCTAGATGGCCCTGGCTGAGCCAAGATGTGTTTTTGGAACTGTGAGcaggcagctccttcccaggggCTGGGTGTGTGGTAGGGAAAAGTGCTGTGAACCCACAGGTCTCTGTCCCCTGTGTCACACCTGTGCAGGGCAGACCTGGGGGCACAAGCAGGGAGGAGGTTCTTCTCAGGCTGTGTGGAGCTGTATgtacccccagctctgctcttcctctggTGTTTTTGTTCTCACAGCCATCATTGATAGTTTTGGattggtttctttttcattttgggCCATCTTGAAACATGATGTAAGAGGATGGGTCATCTGGACTGAACAGTGCTGGATAGGGGCAGAGGATGCCCCAACCCTGTTCTAGGGCACAGCCAGCTTTTGATTCAACCCCATGGGGTATGTGAGAgagggcaaaaaaaccccaaaccctccatCTCTGGGGTTGCTGATAGCTACTACAGGTTAAAGTGTGGAGGTGTTTGTGCAGAGCCCCAGGCTGGTAGGATGTTTGAAGCAAGGTGCAGTATCCTGCGCCAGAGTTTTCTACCGGGACACAACTCCTGGGCCATCTGgagccatccctgggccggcAGTGCCTGGGGCCAGGGGACCAGGTAGGTAGCCAtaccctgtgctgcagcagcacagctccacacGGTTTCAGGTCTCTGCCGTGGTGAGGGCGGTTCAACCCCAGCCCTGTATGAGTCATGGTGGAGCTGGGGGTGGTTGGCACCCTGGAAACGCCGGGTAAACAGCAAAACACAGGCCACGGGGGCTTGAAATCGTTATTGGGTGACTCTCGCCTCCCTGTCCTGTCTGTCCTAACATGGTGACCCCACAGCAGCCTTATGCAGGCAGCCCTGCAAGTGCTCTAGTGCATGTACCTTGTGAGTACATGTGTGTGATGACTTTCCCAGTGTGTGTGTAAACAGGTTCAGGCTCCCCTACCACGTACATACACATCActtgcacacacagacactgcaGCAGCCCGTGGGACACACGCAGAGCAGAccccctgtgctgccagcctCTCAGGcttgcagctgctccaggaaggGCTGTTCCACAGGGCAGCTGGATCCAGCTGTGCTTCCACTGGCCAGGTCACTAGGGTGGGTGTTGGGGGTGCTGGGAAATGGTCTGGCCATCCTTCTGGCCCTTCTTGGCTGGGGGAGCTTCAGCCTGCAGCAATGAGCTCTGTGCCCCATTTGTTCTTATTGCACCCCTCAATCCAGCTGCATTCAAGGGGTGCGGTGATGGTGTTGGGAATCCTGTTTGCCGCCTCTCCCCgtcctctgtcccctccctaCAGCCTTGGGGTTCTGCACAGCACACAGGCACACGGGGACAGGCAGTGGCAAAACCCACTCATTGCAATCACCCGCCCCAAACCACTTGGTTCAGAGCTCAGCCTTCCTCCCACGGGTAGGCAGAGCCTTTCCCGTCCTGCAGCATGGTGTGACACAATGCCAGCTAatggcacagggcagccctTGCAGGGcccccagctgcctgctgccccacagtgccccagggGTTAATGCACACCCCGGCATCCAGCACCTCCTGGCACCCCGCACCCAGCCTCCCCTCggccccccagtgtcccccaacCCAACCCTGGATCCACCCTGACTGGCTCAGCTCAGGGGCATGACAGAGAAAAGGGCTCAGGGGGTGCATGTTGCTGCAGAGGGTGGGAAACCCATGTAGGTGATGCTTAGTGCAGCGAGCACAggtgagcagcagcctgggagggggtttggagcagcacagggagggcagcaggatTTGAGGATCTGCCCAAGGGTCAGGATATAGGGGagacccccccagccctgcatgTTTTCACTCCTTCACTGGGTTCTCCTGGGGAGATTCCACTCCAGCCAGGCAGAAGGATCTTATGCAACatccctccctgtgcctcaAAGACAgtgcctccctgctcctcaaACCGAACACcatgtcccagcccagcccagccccgcgggAGCCTTGCAGACAGATGCATGCATGGGATTTTCCACACAGTCCTTGGTGCCCAGCACCCCCATGGATCCAGGTCAGCCCACCGCAGCTGCCCAAGGCCACTTGCAGGCCTGGGGACCCTCTCAGAAGGGGAAGCCGTGTTGCACAGTGGAGGTTCCCACTGGAGAGTGGCACAAGCCGTGGTGCCAGCCCTgagagagctgcagctcagtgccaTGGGGGTTGGTGCATGGTGAGAGCAAGAACCAGCTGGAGCCTACACAGGCAGCCAGGGTGCTTGGGCCCAGTGTGCAGCAGCCTCCCAGGACACCTGCACAAGCATTCCATGAACACTGGGACCCCCCCCATctggggcagctgcagagggagagaTGCAAGCATGAGGATGCACCAGCAACAAGGCAAGCATGCAGAGCCCATCCCCCAAGAACCCCCACAGCAGCGTGGGTGGGGTGCGCAGAGGGGGTGCTCCCCATTTAGGGCTGCACCTGGGCCCAGAGGCGGCTCAGAGCTGAGGGTCCTTGTCGAGCCTGTCTCCTTCCACAAATCACCAACCCTTCTGCCTTGCCTCAGTCTCCCCTCTGTTCATGTCTCCTGGGAAGGGGGTTTTTCCCAAGGTAGGGCCAGGCTGAGACCCCAGCATGCCTCCAAGCAGTCCCATCTGGGTAGGAGGTTTCAGTCCTCCTGGGCAGGCGCACGCccaggcagagggaagggagctgTTCCCAGCATACCTGcatgccaggagctgctggcagggctgcccACCACAGGCACACTGCAGCCATGCCCTTTGCCAGCACTGTCAGCCCACAAGCACAGGCACTTGCAGGGTACTGGCAGCACATCCCAAAACGGCACAGGCAGTCCTTGCGGAGTGGCTGTTGTTGTCCTGGTGCCACCCTTATATAACTGGGGAGCCAGCCCAGGCCTGTGCCCTCTGCTCAGGGCTGAGACAggacccagcagtgccagttGCCAGCCCCCCAGGGCTTTTGGCCCCATAACAGGTAACGGGGCTTTCCCCCCTGCCAGGAGCACTGCCAATTCCtgtccccccacagcccctgtggGATGGGGACCTGCCAGAGCAAGCCCAGCTGGCCACAGAGGGCAGGGGCTGCGTGTGCCCAGGGCTCGTTGTCAGGGTgggggccagggcagggctgctcagaTGGGTACGCATTGTTCCCTGGCAGTTTGTGTCCCCAGCACCCTGCCCTGACACCCAGCCACAGGCATTTGTTGGTATCAGGAAGTGAAATAAACAGCAGGCAGTCACCTGGCAGCGAGACCGCAGCCACCCCAGTGCGCTGGGTGCACACGGTGCACCACACTCCTGCCAAGACCTCACTGCCACCAGCTGCCCTTGGCATagcacctctccctgccctgactACTGCTGGGGATGCCcaagggcagcagctggcacattCTCTCAATCCTCAGGTATCCTTCCTGCAtcctcctgtgctgcaggatgAGTTTTCCCATTGGAAAAATCGAAAATAATGCCATGGTTTGTGGCCTATGGGCTgcagctgtgtccccagcctggtCAAGttctgtggggggaaaaaactgtcagcagggcctgttgcaacaggacaagggggacagAGTTAGATTGGATATAGGAAAGGAGTTTTTTACTATGAGGATGGTGAAGCCCTGGTacaggcttcccagagaagctgtgactgccccatgatccctggaagtgctcaaggccaggctggagcaatcTTGAAGCAACccgggtagtggaaggtgtcccagcccatggcaagAGGGTGGAATAGATGACCtttagaggtctcttccaattcaaaccattctgggattctgtgactctttGGCTGGGTtcagctgtccctgcaggtccctgcctgtggcacagGGGTGTCATGCTTCTGGGAGCCAGACATGCTGGCTGCCCTTTCATCCCCACCCAGCTGGAGAATGGGGAGCCCAGTGAGGAGCCATCTGCCCACATTCTGCCATGGGTCAGCACACAGGGAGCCACAGCTTTGTACCTGTGGTGAGGCGGCTTTGTGTGTAATCCTCTGCATAGACactccccagggctgggacagctgtgGGACCTGCTGTGGCAAAAGGACTTCAGCTTCCCAGATAAAACAAAGTCAAACAGCCCCAAGGAAACAAGCTTAGAGCaggagagaagagggaaggggatggagTATGTAGGATTGTGTTAGGGAAAAACAGGAGATAATGTCAAATGACAGCACCAAAGACAAAAGTTGCTGAGGCAGGTGGAAAACAGCTGGGTCATGCAGGAGGGTGACAAGAGTGCAAAAGACACAAACAACCTGAGATGCCTCCTGCCTGTCCATGCCAGAGCCAGTGCGACAGCTCTTACGAGGTTAATGGGATCATTAGTGGCGATAAGGAGGCAGCTAAGCAGTAAAATGTTCCCGAGAAAGTGAACTTCCTCATTCCAGCCAAGAAAGGGAGACTGATTCAGAGCAAACAGCACCAGGATAAACAACTCAATTAGAAACAGCAAGTTCTCGAACCCAGACAAACAACCCAGACCCGGAAGGTTTCATGTGGGAAGAGCCACGCTTGGAGCAAACACTTCCCCATGGGACTGCCACTTAATGAATGAGCACTTGGCGTTATAGAAGGTGCCAGGGATTAACTGGGATTTAGGGGCCTGGGGGACCTGGCCAATTTGCTTTAATTGATCATTAGAAACAGCATAATCCCCAGGAAAATCAGTGTGGGAAATCCAGGCGCCAGTCTCCAGACTTTGCCGGGACTTACAAGAGGACACAAGTCAGGAAGGGGTTTTCTCCATTGGAGAAGGCTCTGCGAATGAGTGGCTTGTCTTGTGGCTTGGACCTGACCCCCTGGGGGCTGCCCATGGCCCGTCTCAGTCCCCAGCTCCCTGTCTGgtgccctgcctgcagaggcagctgcccaCACTGCCTGGCCCCCAGAACAGAGGGCAGAACAGAGGGACAAGGGTTGACCTGCACCCATGGCAAGGCTGAGATCTCCATCCTTTTCTCCACATCCCACTGCCACTTGAGCCCAGAGTGGCCTGCAGGTCGTGctgaggcagggacaggcagatGGTGACTTTGGTGCGAGTCACCAGCTGTTGGggcagccctgtgccaggcttACACTGTTTCCAGACACTGACATGGAGATTTTCCCCTGAGCTCAGCACTCGGGTCTCCCTGGTATTTGAGGTTTCTCCTGCCAGCCTTCCCAGCCCAGTCAATGATTACCCAGGATGGAGGTTACCCAAGAGCCACCAGGACAGTAACAGAGCAGGAATGACATACCCAAGCAAACActggctgtgctggccagggcagggtgcCAGGTCCCGACAATGTCTGCACAGCTTTTTGCTGACACAGCCAAGGTGTGCAGGGCCACCCCACTGCCAGCTGGTGgtctgctgcagcaggacagaccAGAACCCCAGAAGGCCCCaaccccctccctgcccctgcaaAATTAAGGTCTTATTGCCACTGTGGGTCAGCTGTGATGGCCCCTCTGCTTCCACTGGAGACGCTGGCCCCTGTCGCTGGAGGGGTCACGGGCCACTGCACCGGAGATCGGGGCCCTGGCAAGAGATCACTCCGGCTGGTTATGCCACGCAGTGGTCAACTGTATTTGTTGTGTCTGAGCCCTCCTCTGCCCCacactgccctgcctgggcCTGGCCTGCTGCCGCTGGCAGCTGTAACCCtgatggggctggggggtgtCTTTGTGGCAGGAGatctcccagctctgggatcacAAGCTGGAGTGACTTTTTGGTCTTTGCTTTTCGCTGTGGAGCCTCCCTGGCATTTCACAGAAGGGGACCTCAGGTGAAAGGCTCACAGCAGCAGGCACCAGGGGTACCCAAGGCTTGGAAGAGATAGCAAGAGGTGGGCTGCAAGAAGCCACTGCTCTCCTGGAGGATGGGTGGGCTCTGTTTGTACTCGCACAGTGCAAAGCAGCACAACACTTCCAGTCTTTCCCCTCCACCCCTGGAGAAACTTCCCCCTCAACCTTCCTGCACTCTCCTCTCAGTCAATCTGGTAATTCTTTTGTGCCCACAGCAGAAGACATGCTGGCAAAGTTAGAGATGGTCCTTGGCCACTTCTGAGACAAACAGATAAACTTCCTGTCCCAAAGGTCCTAGAGGCGTGAAATGGGACTCCTGACCTGCTGGGAGCATTCTGGTGCTCTGGAATATGGAATATCAGTGTGGCCCCATTTTTAATAAGCAAACTCTGGTAGAAGTGTCATCacaacagagctgctgctgctcctgaagaGCCCCGTGCTCCTGGGAGAAGCCCCCAAGGGTGCTTGAGCCAGGATGATGCAGGCAGGTTTGTCTGTGGGTGCTGGAGGTCCTCAGATGCCCTGGCCTCCTCTCCAACCCCCCACAGCATGGGCTGACTATGGGTGACAAACATGATATGGTGGCAGGGGCATTGCAGCTGCGTTGGTGCCCTGGGGAGATGGCCCCATGGTGGGAGGACAGGAAGGGGGTGGCCACTGCCAGGCATGGGGCTGGTGGCCGCAGCCTTGCTGGCAGCCTGTTATTCATTCTCCAGGAGGGAACTTTTGGACTGTGGAAGGTTCGAGGCTCAGGGAAGGCGGGGGCAAAGGCAGAGTCCAGGTCGGGCTCTGTCTGTCTGGCCTCCCTCAGCGAGGTGactgccaggctgggaacaCCCATGGGTGAACACACTGCACAGGGGCTTGTGCAGGGTGAGTGGGTGTGAGCAAAGGGCATGCAGGGCCTTGTCTCTGTCCCGGTAAGGTCCAAGTGCCATCCCATCTTGGTGTGAAGGGGCTCCATCTGCCTAGGGacagctgcagagagagaagagaacagGAGGGCTTGCCCTGGGTCTCTccaggctgtccccatcccagcactgaCCCCACAGCAGTGCACCAGCCCCTGCACCCTGGACTGTGCTCACGTggccgcagcagcagcccctgccctgtgctTGGCAGCAGGAAGGGACCGTGTCAGCCGCCATGGCTTCCAGCTGGGACCAGCTTCCTCCCATGGAGGCTCCCAATTAAACCAATTTCTTGGATGGCTTCAGCGATGCAGGAGCCGGAGGCTTTGTAGTTGTGCGGCCTCTTGGGCCACCCCCAGGGTCTCCCTGTCCCCCCGAtgccctccccatccctggggcagCACCTGCTCTCTTGTGTAACACGTGGACTGATCTCCTGGGGCAGTGCCTCCactggccctgctgctctccataAGCCTTACTGGGAACATATCCCAGCAGGAGCCGAGTGCTGGGGACTGTCCCGGCCTCACCAGGTGCAAACAAGGCAGCGCCATGCTGGGATGTGAGCCAGAGGCACCTCTGAAGCTGCCGCCTGGCCCAAGCCCCACTGGTGCCAGCCCGCTGTGCCCAGAAGCTGTGGCGCCAAGCAGAGCGGCACATCAAAGCCCTTCTTGCCTCAGCTTCCCACCACTCCGGCCAGGCACAAAGAGGGAGTGGCAGGGAAGATGGGCAGGCAGGGCTAGGGCCCCCATGGGGCTGGGGCCAGGGAGACAGGTGCCTTCCCTCTCTGAGCACCCCCTTCCACTCACCAGAGCTCAGTTCCAGCATGTAACAGGTACTCAGAGTGGCTGGGGGGGAGTAGGGACAGGAACACTGTAGGAGCCAAAGCAAGGCTCACAAGCACAGCCTGCACTGATGGCCAGGAATGAGGAGAGCCTTGAGTGGGCTGAGCCAGCCACCCCAGGGCACAGGAGCTGCACTCCCACAAGCCTAAAACGGATGGACAGACAGCATGGTGGCAGGGACCTGTGCTGCCTAACAGGAGGATGCAGAGAACTTCTGGGGTGTGACTCCAGGGAGACAGAACTAAAGGTGTCCCGGGCTAGGTGAGACAGTGCTCAGACAAGCACCAGGATCCCTGTGTTGGCCAGTGGtgcaggggcagctctgggggcaTGTAAGACATGGGCTTGGGCCACCTGTCAGAGAGAGCCTGAGTGGCAatggcagtgctggtgctgctgctggccctcGTGTCACCAGCACTGTGGGACACTGCActcacacagggacacacactCAGCCCTGCACCCATGgcagtgacacacacacacacacacacacacgtgcttTAAGGCACATGCCTGGCTCCATGCTCAGTGGGACCAGAGCCTCATGGTCTCCCAGGCAGCCTTTGGAGTGGCTGAAGGCTCAAGAGGTGCAGGTAAGACcatgctgcagggagcagagtgtGAGCAGTTTGGCAAAGTGCTACCACACTTTGGGAATTTGGGTCCAGTGGCAGACATGGGGCATAAATCCTTGGTGCTGACACCATCCAGAGTCTGGTCCCTTCACAGCCCAGGGGGTCAGGGGCCAAGGGGAGCAGGCCCAGGACCCAGGCAAAGAGCCTGAATGGCAAAGCACcgagcagcagaggctgcaggctCCTCAGATGGgtaattattgttattgttgttattgttgtgaTTACAATAACAGCAACAGCTACTGCTGGCTGCCGTTGCATCACTGCGGCATCGTAGTCATTGTCATTGCAGTGGGAAAGTGATGCCCCAGGGCAGGAAGCTCCTAAGCCAATGCAGTGTGTCCCCCTCTGAGGGCATCCACAGCAATCTGCCCCTCCCTCCAGGGGCCCACAGCCCGGGACTGTGCTCTATTGCCTGCATGTGTTCGGACTGAAGAGGACAGATGGGTCTGGAGGCGAGCTGACAGCTCCAAAGCTCCCTGCTGATCTCGGGGCTGTGCCTCTTCCCCAGGTCAGTCCCTGCCAGGGACCGGTTCActctgtccccagggcctggtgtGTTGTCATTTGGGGTACAGCCAGAGTGGGTGTCACTGCTCAAAActctgccactgccagggaGAATGCGCTGCTCATGGGACAGGCCCACGTGGCTTTCCAGCTCTCCTCCCACCCCAGAAAAGGCTACTATTAATGGAGGGATTGTTAGGGAATTAAGGGTTGGAACAGCAAGCAGGTCTGGGCTGTGGGCCGCAGAGAGCCAGGGATTACCCTGGCACAGCAGTCTGGTGCCAGCACCTCTCCAGccagagctggtgctgccagAGACCTAAGCCCCAAAGTGctggagcccagcccagctggcagtgcctgggctTTGCTCCTTCAGGAAGtcagagcagggatgctgcCCACCTCTCTCCCTCCGTATCACCTGATCATTCTCAACCTCCAGGTCCTGGAGGGGTTCTGCTGCACAGCTGGAGCCCCCAGCTCTACTAGGTAGTGAAACAGGGGTGCTGAAACTCCTGGGGTGGTGGAGCAGTGCCTGGGAGCCAATATTACCCAAAAGCTTACCAGCTGTCCTGGACAAAGAGAAACACTCCCCAGCTTCTTATGACTGCTCACTTTTCTATAATTTCACACTTAGAGAGGCACCCAGCACCCATGGACACCCAGCACTGACAACCTGCACCCAGCAAGGgcatccatccctgctgctcagctcccagctgcctgctTCCTTCAGGATGCCgtgggggagcagggctgctcctgttTCTCGCAGGGTTGGGCACCCCAAGAGCACCCTGCAGCATttctggcagccccagctgtgtcTTGCCATGTCCAATGCAGCTGTGACAGAGCTCACACCTCTCCTACCGAATGCCACCGTATCGCTGCATGGAGAGGAGTAAGGTCCTTCTCAGCCCAGGAGCGAATCCCTGCTTCAAGCCAGGCCTGGATTATGCTAAGGGGtttgtggcagcagcaggtctgCCTGCAATCCATGCAGTCCTGCGTGGCTGCGGCGCCATGCCTAGGGCAAGGAGCACATGTGTGGGGACGTGTGAGCACACAGGGAGACCCTATGCCTCACCTGTGTGGAGCATCCCGGCAGTACCTGAACCACTGAGGCTGTGACCTCTCAGAATTCCTGTattggggaagcagagaaggaacaTGTCATTTAAACAGCTTTGACCTGGCTCCGCTCCCCTCTGTCTGCCCCCCACAAAAGGTCTGCTGGCAGGTGACCCACAGGCAGCGTGGCAGAGCTGGccggggcaggggcaagggtcACTCTGCACACACGCTGGGTGCGATTAGGCAGCCAGAGGCTGCTGCGAACAGCACTGCTGTAGCATGGGAATGCCACAATACTAATTAATCCAGGCACTGGCTTGGGGCCAGGATAGACcttccagggctgcaggaacTCAGGCAAGAAGACAAAATGCCCCTCCAGGAGGTGGGTGTCTAACCAGGGCCTGGATCTGGCAGCCAGTGTGCCTACCTTTGGGCTGCATCTGTGCCCCATGGCTTGGGGTCACCAACTTCTGCCTAGGGCTGGAAGAATCAGCCCCTGcccactgccaccaccctgGGGACATTTCAGCTCAGCCCCCATGGCCAAGAGGGGCCAGCAGCTGGGGGTGGGAAGGTGACAGGGCTTCATGGCtcagagagagcttggaggtcTCTGGCCATctgacccccaccccagccacaGGCCAGTCACCACAGTGTGCTCAGCCCTGTGGCATCCAGGAGCCGggtgccagcagccaggcacagTGCTCTGTAAAAGCACGTCTGCTcgctgcctgctgctcccatcACAGTGACAAGTGGGCACCAGGCCAAAAatgcctttcccttcccacctccacagagcagcaggacagatgGGGGTGGAAAGCTCATAGGGAAGGTTGAGGTAAGAAACCAAACCCTGAGGCTGGCCTAGTACCCTTGCTTCCAACCTATCTCACTGCATCCCAATCCTGGGATGGTCCCATCACTGGCAGGTTGCactgccagggctcagccttcagcttcttcctcctcctcctcccatgAGCTTGCAAGTTGCCCTGCTCAGCCTGTCTCTGCTCACCTTTCTTTCACACCTTCTGCCAccagctgtgagcagcacagggcaATCTCCTCCAGGGCATTTTCTGGAGCTGGGTCCGAAGCCCTCAAAATCCACCTCACCTGAATCCCCCTCATCCCATCCAGATGTCTTGGTGAGAGATCATGTGGAAGTGGGGAACACATGTTCCCACATGTACTGACCAAGGCACTGGGGCCTGGGCAGGCTGAGGAAGAAGTTGAAGGGGCTTTCCAGcccaaacacttccaggaagGATCAACTCCCAGACACATCaaatacaaaacattttcttcctgtttcgAGCTTAATTTTTGCATCAGGCAGGactgattatttttaatgaactgTAAACCTGGAAAGAGGCACTGTGCTTCTGTGAACTGTTTCTTTTGGGAATCTCCCAATTTTCAGGTCTAACAGATCCCACAGATGATGCCTCATCGGCATTGAAGGAGTCTGGTGGGGAGGGCCCCTGAG encodes:
- the TSC22D3 gene encoding TSC22 domain family protein 3 isoform X2 — its product is MSTGMYQSPMEVAVYQLHNFSISFFSSLLGGDVVSVKLDNSASGASVVAIDNKIEQAMDLVKNHLMYAVREEVEVLKEQIKELLEKNSQLERENSLLKTLASPEQLEKFQSRLPAEVLCPEEQSPGVAAPAQHSGGSAV